CCTCGATCGCCGCGCGCAGGCCGGCGCCGCCCGCGCCGACCACGACGACGTCCCAGGACTGCCGGTCGACTTGCGTCATCAGATGTGTCCCTCTCCTAGAAGAAGCGCGGATCGTCGAAGGCGCCCGTGGCGAGCAGATAGACGTAGAAGTCGGCCACCGCCACGCTGATCAGGGATGCCCAGGCGAGCAGCGCGTGCCGTGCGTTGAGCTTCGAGACCCAGCCCCACAGGCGGTAGCGGACGGGGTGCTTGGAGAAGTGCTTGAGCCGGCCGCCGACGATGTGCCGGCAGGAGTGGCAGGAGAGGGTGTACGCCCAGATCAGCGCGACGTTGACGAGCAGGATCAGGGTGCCCAGGCCCATGTGGCCCCAGGCGTAGTGCTCGTCACGGAAGCCGAGCACGGTGTCGTAGGTGAGGATCCCGGCGACCAGCACCGCGAAGTAGAAGAAGTAGCGGTGGACGTTCTGGAGGATCAGCGGCAGCCGGGTCTCGCCGCTGTACGTCCGGTGCGGCTCGGCGACGGCGCAGGCGGGGGGTGAGGCCCAGAAGCCCCGGTAGTACGCCTTGCGGTAGTAGTAGCAGGTCAGCCGGAAGCCGAGGGGGAAGATCAGGATCAGCAGGGCGGGGGACAGGCCCCACCACGCGCCGAAGACCTCCCAGTTGGGGCCGCCGCGCATGGGCACGCAGTTCTCCGCCAGACAGGGCGAGTAGAACGGCGAGACGTAGGGCGCCGCGTAGTAGTCGGTGTCGGCGAAGGCGCGCCAGGTGGAGTAGACGATGAAGGCGAACAGCCCGGCGGCCGTGCCGGCGGGCGCCAGCCACCAGCGGTCACGGCGCAGATGGGGGGCCGGGATCGCGGCGCGCGAGGGATGGTGGACGCCGCCGCGCCCGCGGTCACCGTCGGTGACGGCGGGGGCCGCGTTGGTTTCGGGCTCGGTACCAGTGGCCAAGGGGGACTCCGGGGAGGAGCGAGGGGTGGTCGGTGCCTTCCGTGCCGGGATGGACCGCGGCCGTCAGGGCGCGCGCCGGTCGCGGGCCCCGAGACCTTCGTCGTCCTCGGCGTCCGACCACAGCGAGCGGTCGTACGGGGTGTCGGGGATCGTGACCTTCTCCGGGGCCGGCCGCTCGGCCGGCCGGGTGCCGCGCAGCAGCGCGAAGCTCTCCCGTAGATGGCTCGCGTCGGTGCGTACCCGGCGCATGTCCAGGCCGCCCGGGTCCAGGTCCTTCTCCAGCATCCCGAGCGAGCGGTCGAGATCGTCCAATGAGCGCTGAACGGCCGTCAAGTCGTCATTCAAGGACATGCTTTGCCCTCACTTCCACGGTCGGCGGTCGGCTGTTGCGGGTGGAGACGCTGATGCGACTGAGAGTGTCGCGCGTCACAGCCCTCCAGGGGAAGATAGCCGCCCCGATCGGCCCTTCGCGGGACCATTCGCCGTGCGGCCGCCCTTCGCCGAGCCGTTCGACCAGGCGAGTGGCGTGTCCGCCGACGGCGCCGTGTCGGCCCGGCTTCCCGCGGACCGTCGCCTTCAGTGGTGGGCAGTAGATGCGATCAGCGGCGCATTACGCCGAATGAACGATCCCGGCCCCGTCCGGCGGAGGTATCACCATGGCCCCCCTCTCGACCCGCCCCCGGTCCCGTCCCCGCCGCTCCGTCGTTCTGCTCGCGGGCATGCTGCTCCCGCTGCCCGTCCTCGGCGGCTGCGGCGCGGGGGACCGGGACGACGACCGGGCGGGAGCGCCGCGGGACATCGCCGCGCTCCCGCCCGCCCAGACCGCCGGCAGCGGCACGCTGAACTGGGCCGTGGACGCCCTGCCCGGCACCTTGAACACCTTCCAGGCCGACGCGGACGACGCCACCCAGCGGGTCGCGGGGGCCGTGCTGCCCGCCCTGTTCACCATGGACGAGCGGGGGCGCCCGCAGCGCGACGGGGACTTCCTGAGGTCGGCGGAGGTCATCCAGCGCGAGCCCCGGCAGGTCGTCGTCTACAAGCTCAACCCGCACGCGGTGTGGAGCGACGGGCGGGCGATCGGCGCCCCGGACTTCGAGGCGCAGTGGAAGGCCCTGCGCGGCCAGGACAGCGCGTACTGGACGGCCCGCAACGCGGGCTACGACCGGATCGACCGGGTCGAGCGGGGCGCGGACGCCCACGAGGTCAAGGTCACCTTCGCCAAGCCCTACGCCGACTGGCCCGCGCTCTTCACCCCCCTCTACCCCAAGAGCGTCATGGGCAACGGCAACGCCTTCAACGACGGCGCCCGCAATGATCTGAAGATCGTCGCGGGCCCCTTCAAGGTGGGCGCGCGGGACAACAAGGAGGGCACGCTCACCCTCGAACGCAATCCGAAGTGGTGGGGCGACCGGGCCCGGCTGGACAAGCTCGTCCTGCGGGCCGTGCCGCGCGGGGAGCGGGCCGACGCGCTCGCCAAGGGCCTGCTCGACCTGGCCGACATCACCCCGGCGGACGCCGCCCGGATCGCCCTGGCCAACAAACCGCCGAAGAAGGACACGGCGGCGTCCAAGGGCAAGCCCGCCCTGGACGACCAGCCCCGGGACGCCGCGACCGCCGGGCTGCGCAAGGTGACCGTCCGCAAGTCCCTGGAGCCCGCCTACACCCAGCTCGCGCTCAACGGCTCCACCGGCCCGCTCGCCGACGAGCGGGTGCGCAAGGCGGTGGCCCGGGCGATCGACCGCAAGGCGCTGGCCGAGCAGGTGCTGGGCCCCCTGGGGCTGCCCGCCGAGCCGCTCGGCAGCCATGTGCTGCTGGCCGGCCAGGACGGCTACGAGGACAACAGCGACGCCATCGGCGGCAAGGACCACCGGGCGTCCCGGGCGCTGCTGGCCGACGCGGGCTGGCGGGAGAAGGGGGCGGGGCGCGGCACGAAGGCGTCCGGCACCCCGGCCGACGCGGCCGGTAAGGACGGGGCGGGGAAGGACGCGGCCGGTAAGGACACGGCCGGTAAGAAGGAGGACCCGAAGAGCGACCGGGACGGCGGCAAGGCGGCCCCCGCGCCCCCGGCCCGGATCAAGGACGGCAAGAAGCTCACCCTGCGCTTCATGGTGCCGGACGGCGCCGGGACCGAGCCGCTGCACGGCGTCGCCGACGGCATCGCCCGGCAGCTGGCCGCCGTCGGCGTCGACACGAAGATCTCCAAGGTCGACGGCGGCAGCTACTTCAAGGACCACATCGCGGCCGGCGACTACGACCTGGCCCTCTACTCCTGGCCCGCCTCCGCCTTCCCGGCCACCGACGCCCGCCCGGTCTTCGCCAAGCCGCAGCCCGCCGCCGACGGCTCGCTGCTGGTGGAGCAGAACTACACCCGGGTCGGCACGGACCAGATCGACCAGCTCTTCGACCAGGCCTCCACCGAGCTGGACGCCGACGCCTCCCGTGATCTGATCGCCCGCGCCGACGCCCGGATCTGGGCCGCGGCCGGGTCGATCCCCCTCTTCCAGCGCCCCGAGCTGACGGGGGTCCGCAAGACGGTGGTCAACGCGGGTGCCTTCGGGCTCGCCACTCCCCGGTACCAGGACCTCGGTTTCCGGGCACAAGCGGCTGGGTAGATACCTTCTTTCCCCGAGTAACCCCAGGTCAGAGGTGCTGCGAGCGGGCTGGGGAGGCTGTACTCGGCTCGGCCCCGTACCATGGAGAGTGGCCGTGGCGTGTTCTGCCCGGCGGGCTCGCGTACCGGACCGTACGCGACGCCATCCTCAACCCGGGAGAAGCGCCGCAAGTATGCCCACCCGCCACGACATTCGTAACGTCGCCATCGTCGCCCACGTCGACCACGGCAAGACGACCATCGTCGACGCCATGCTCAAGCAGGCCGGCGCCTTCGCCGCGCACGCCGCCGAGTCCCTCGACGACCGCATGATGGACAGCAACGACCTGGAGCGTGAGAAGGGCATCACGATCCTGGCCAAGAACACGGCGGTCAAGTACCACCCGAAGGACGGTGGCGACCCGATCACGATCAACATCATCGACACCCCCGGCCACGCCGACTTCGGTGGCGAGGTCGAGCGTGGTCTGTCGATGGTGGACGCGGTCGTGCTGCTGGTCGACGCCTCCGAGGGCCCGCTGCCGCAGACCCGCTTCGTGCTGCGCAAGGCGCTGTCCAAGCGGCTGCCCGTCATCCTGTGCATCAACAAGACGGACCGTCCGGACTCCCGCATCGACGAGGTCGTCAACGAGACGTACGACCTCTTCCTCGACCTGGACGCCGACGAGGACCAGATCGAGTTCCCGATCGTCTACGCCTGCGGCCGTGACGGCATCGCCTCGCTGACCAAGCCGGAGGACGGCACCGTCCCCGCCGACAGCGAGAACCTGGAGCCGTTCTTCTCCACCATCCTGGAGCACGTCCCGGCCCCGACGTACGAGGACGACGCGCCGCTCCAGGCCCACGTCACCAACCTCGACGCCGACAACTTCCTCGGCCGTATCGCGCTGCTCCGCGTCGAGCAGGGCGAGCTGCGCAAGGGCCAGACCGTCGCGTGGATCAAGCGTGACGGCACGGTCTCCAACGTCCGCATCACCGAGCTGATGATGACCGAGGCCCTCACCCGCAAGCCCGCCGAGGTGGCCGGCCCGGGTGACATCTGCGCCGTCGCCGGTATCCCCGACATCATGATCGGCGAGACCCTGGCCGACCCGGAGAACCCGATCGCGCTGCCGCTGATCACGGTCGACGAGCCGGCGATCTCCATGACCATCGGCACCAACACCTCGCCGCTGGTCGGCCGCGGCGGCACGGGCAAGGGCGCGGACGCCAAGTCCGCGGTCAAGGACCGCAAGGTCACCGCCCGCCAGGTCAAGGACCGTCTGGACCGCGAGCTGATCGGTAACGTCTCGCTGCGCGTCCTGGACACCGAGCGCCCCGACGCCTGGGAGGTGCAGGGCCGCGGTGAGCTGGCGCTGGCCATCCTGGTCGAGCAGATGCGCCGCGAGGGCTTCGAGATGACCATCGGCAAGCCGCAGGTCGTCACCAAGCAGGTCGACGGCAAGACCTACGAGCCCGTCGAGCGCCTCACGGTCGACGTGCCCGAGGAGCACATGGGCGCGGTCACGCAGCTCATGGGCACCCGCAAGGGCCGCATGGACAACATGTCCAACCACGGCTCCGGCTGGGTCCGCATGGAGTTCGTCGTCCCGTCCCGTGGCCTCATCGGCTTCCGTACGGAGTTCCTGACGAACACCCGCGGCACCGGTATCGCCCACTCCATCCACGAGGGCCACGAGCCGTGGTTCGGCGAGCTGAAGACCCGTAACAACGGCTCCCTGGTCGCCGACCGCGCCGGCGCCGTCACCGCCTTCGCGATGACGAACCTCCAGGAGCGCGGTGTGCTCTTCACCGACCCGGGCACCGAGGTGTACGAGGGCATGATCGTCGGCGAGAACTCGCGCGCCGACGACATGGACGTCAACATCACCAAGGAGAAGAAGCTCACCAACATGCGCTCCTCCTCCGCCGACTCCTTCGAGGCGATCGTCCCGCCGCGCAAGCTGTCGCTGGAGCAGTCCCTGGAGTTCTGCCGCGACGACGAGTGCGTCGAGGTGACCCCGGAGGCGGTCCGCATCCGCAAGGTCGTCCTGGACCAGAAGGAGCGCGGCCGCACGGCTTCGCGCGCCAAGCGCTGACGCTTTGTGAACCACGCCCGGTCCGCCGGGTGACCTGGAGGCCCGGGGCCCCGCTACTCGTAGCGGTGGCCCCGGGCCTCTGGCATGCTCGGGGCCGGTTGGCAACGGATTATCCGTCAGGTTTACCCCTCGGGACGTCCGGTGAGCGGACGGGAAAATCCGTAACTCGTGTTAACAGTCCGTTTCGCGTGTGTCTGTCTGTGATCACTTTGTCCGGATTTAAAGCCTCCGGAGGTGATCGATGTGACCAAAGCGAGACCCTTTAAGTGTGGTTTACAAGGCGGACCTACTTAATAGTTGGGTTCACTGAGCTCGGGTCAACGGGTCACGCGCTGTGGGGAGCGCCGACTCACGAGCACACTCGGGGTGCCGGTTCCGTCTCCGCTGTCAGGGGTGTCAGCGTGGGGCCGGTGCCTCTCTTGTAGTGATAAGTGGACTCCTGAGGAGGCATTCCCATGCGCGGTGCCAAGAGCGCCAAGTGGGTCACGGGCGCGATAGTCGTGGCCATGGCTGCGACCGCCTGCGGCGGCGACAAGAGCGACAGCGGAAGCGGTCTGACCGATGGCAAGGTCGACCCCAACGGCACGCTGGTCGTTCAGACCAGTGAGCCGCAGAACCCGCTGCAGCCCGCCAACGCCAAGGAGAGCCAGGGCCACCGCGTCCTGAAGAGCCTCTTCTCCGGCCTGGTGACCTACGAACCCGGCACCGGCAAGATCAAGAACATCAACGCCGAGTCCGTCACCTCCTCGGACGCCAAGCACTGGACCGTCAAGCTCAAGCCGGGCTGGAAGTTCCACAACGGTGAGCCCGTGACCGCCAAGTCCTACGTGGACTCCTGGAACTGGTCGGCCAACACCAAGAACAACCAGATCAACTCGCAGTGGTTCTCCGACATCGAGGGCTACGACGACGTCCACCCGGCCGAGGGTGACCCGAAGTCCGACAAGATGTCGGGCCTGAAGGTCGTCAGCGACACCGAGTTCACCATCGCGCTCAAGTCGAAGGTCTCGTACTTCAACTACAAGCTCGGTTACTCGGTCTGGTACCCGCTGCCCGACGCGTTCTTCAAGAACCCCAAGGAGTACGGCCAGAAGCCCGTCGGCAACGGCCCGTACAAGTTCGAGTCCTGGGACCACAACGACAAGATCGTCGTGAAGCGCTTCGACGGCTACCAGGGCCCGGACAAGGCGAAGAACGGCGGCATCACCTTCAAGAACTACACGACCGCCGACGCCGCCTACAACGACCTGCGGTCGAACAACCTCGACTGGATCGAGCAGATCCCCGACACGTCGCTGACCAACTACAAGCAGGACCTCGGCGACCGGGCGATCACCAACGAGTACTCGGCGATCCAGGACGTCGCGTTCGCCTTCTACACCGACCAGTGGAAGAGCATCGACCCGAAGGTCCTCACCGGCCTGTCGATGGCGATCGACCGCGACACCATCACCAAGACCACGCTGCACGGCTCCCGCGTCCCGGCGACCAGCTTCGTCGCCAAGGGTGTCATCGGCTACCAGGCCAACTCCTGTGGCGAGGCCTGCACGTTCAACCCCGAGAAGGCCAAGCAGTACATCAAGGACGGCGGCGGCGTCCCCGGCAACAAGATCTCCATCCAGTACAACGCCGACCAGCCGCACAAGACCTGGGTCGACGCGGTGTGCAACAGCATCCGCAAGTCCACCGGTATCGAGTGCGTCGGCGACTCCAAGCCGAACTTCAAGGCCGACCTCGACCAGCGTGAGAAGAAGCAGGTCAAGTCGATGTACCGGTCCGGCTGGGTGCTGGACTACCCGGTCAACGCCAACTTCCTGCGTGACCTCTACGGCTCCAAGGCCGACGGCAACCAGGGCGCCTACGAGAACAAGGAGTTCGACGAGCTGGCCGCCAAGGCCGACCAGGCGAACACCCTCGACGAGACCGTGAAGCTCTACCAGGAGGCCGAGAAGACCCTGGCCAAGAAGCTCCCGGTGATCCCGCTCTGGTACTACGCGACCAACGCCGGTCAGTCCACGAAGGTCTACGGCAAGATGCCGTACGGCCAGGACGGTGACCCCATCCTCACCGACGTTCAGGTGAAGCAGAAGTAACCCAGGGACAACCGTTGAGGCCGGTGCCGCCGCATACGTCGGCGGCACCGGCGCACCCGCGAGCGTTAGCGCCATCCTCCTCCACCCGCAGGGGCACATGCGTCCGACGCCGCGGATGCGACTGACATGGAGGCGACATGGGGCGCTACGTCGCGAGGCGACTGCTCCAGATGATCCCGGTGTTCATCGGGACCACTCTGCTGATCTTTCTCATGGTGCATGTGCTGCCCGGCGACCCGATCAAGGCGCTGTGGGGCGACAAGGCGGCGGACCCCGCCCAGGTCGCGGTGCTGCGCCATAAGTTCGGGCTCGACCTGCCCTTGTGGCAGCAGTACACCAATTACATGGCCGACCTCTTCCAGGGGAAGTTCGGCGAGACCTTCGGCGGCCGTCAGGTCTCCGACCTCATGGCCGAGTCCTTCCCGGTCACGATCCGGCTGGCACTCGTCGCGTTCGTCATCGAGGTGGTCCTCGGCATCACCCTCGGCGTCTTCGCCGGGCTCAAGGCCGGCAAGGCCGTCGACACCGCCGTACTGATCTTCACCCTGCTGGTGATCTCGGTGCCGGTCTTCGTCCTCGGCTACATCTTCCAGACGGTCTTCGCGACCGAACTCGGGTGGGTGACACCGAGCGTCCAGGACTCCGAGGACTTCACCCAACTGATCCTCCCGGGTGCCGTGCTGGGCTCACTGTCGCTCGCCTACGTGGCGCGGCTGACCCGCACCACCATCAGCGAGAACGTCCGCTCCGACTACATGCGCACCGCGCTCGCCAAGGGCCTGCCCCGGCGGCGCATCGTGGGTGTGCACCTGCTGCGCAACTCGCTGATCCCCGTCGTCACCTTCCTCGGTACGGACATCGGCGCCCTCATGGGCGGCGCGATCGTCACCGAGGGCATCTTCAATGTGCAGGGCATCGGCCAGCAGCTGTACCGGGCGGTCAGCCAGGGCGAGGGCACGACCACCGTCGGGATCGTCACCGTCCTGGTCATCGTCTTCCTGTTCACCAGCCTGATCGTCGACCTGCTCTACGCGGTCCTGGACCCGAGGATCCGGTATGCCTGACGTGACCAAGACCCCGGCCGCCTCCGACACCGTCCTCACCTCGGACGAGACGGTCGCGGCGAACGTGCCCGCGGTGCCCTCCACCGGGAAGCCGCGCAGCCTGTGGAGCGACGCCTGGCAGCAGCTGCGCCGCAATCCGCTCTTCGTCATCTCCGCGCTGCTGATCGTGCTGCTGCTGGTGATGGCGATCGCCCCCACGCTGTTCACCAGCGTGGACCCGCGCAGCGGCGACCTGACGAACCACTTCATGTCCAAGCCGGAGTGGGGCCACGTCTTCTCGCCCGAGTGGTTCGGCTACGACAAGCAGGGCCGCAGTATCTACGCGCGTGTCATCTACGGCGCCCGCGCCTCGATCAGCGTCGGTGTGCTCGTCACCATCGCGGTCACGGTCCTCGGCGGACTGATCGGCATGCTCGCCGGTTACTACGGCGGCTGGATCGACTCGGTGCTGTCCCGCTTCACCGACATCTTCTTCGGCATCCCCTTCTTCCTCGGTGCCATGGTCATCCTGACCTCGTTCACCGACCGGGAGCTGTGGGTGGTGGCCGGGTCCATGGCCTTCCTCGGCTGGACGCAGATCGCCCGCGTCATGCGCGGTTCGGTGATCACCACCAAGCAGTCCGACTATGTGACGGCCGCTCGCGCGCTCGGCGCGGGCACCGGGCGGATCCTGTTCCG
The window above is part of the Streptomyces syringium genome. Proteins encoded here:
- a CDS encoding ABC transporter family substrate-binding protein, translating into MAPLSTRPRSRPRRSVVLLAGMLLPLPVLGGCGAGDRDDDRAGAPRDIAALPPAQTAGSGTLNWAVDALPGTLNTFQADADDATQRVAGAVLPALFTMDERGRPQRDGDFLRSAEVIQREPRQVVVYKLNPHAVWSDGRAIGAPDFEAQWKALRGQDSAYWTARNAGYDRIDRVERGADAHEVKVTFAKPYADWPALFTPLYPKSVMGNGNAFNDGARNDLKIVAGPFKVGARDNKEGTLTLERNPKWWGDRARLDKLVLRAVPRGERADALAKGLLDLADITPADAARIALANKPPKKDTAASKGKPALDDQPRDAATAGLRKVTVRKSLEPAYTQLALNGSTGPLADERVRKAVARAIDRKALAEQVLGPLGLPAEPLGSHVLLAGQDGYEDNSDAIGGKDHRASRALLADAGWREKGAGRGTKASGTPADAAGKDGAGKDAAGKDTAGKKEDPKSDRDGGKAAPAPPARIKDGKKLTLRFMVPDGAGTEPLHGVADGIARQLAAVGVDTKISKVDGGSYFKDHIAAGDYDLALYSWPASAFPATDARPVFAKPQPAADGSLLVEQNYTRVGTDQIDQLFDQASTELDADASRDLIARADARIWAAAGSIPLFQRPELTGVRKTVVNAGAFGLATPRYQDLGFRAQAAG
- the typA gene encoding translational GTPase TypA encodes the protein MPTRHDIRNVAIVAHVDHGKTTIVDAMLKQAGAFAAHAAESLDDRMMDSNDLEREKGITILAKNTAVKYHPKDGGDPITINIIDTPGHADFGGEVERGLSMVDAVVLLVDASEGPLPQTRFVLRKALSKRLPVILCINKTDRPDSRIDEVVNETYDLFLDLDADEDQIEFPIVYACGRDGIASLTKPEDGTVPADSENLEPFFSTILEHVPAPTYEDDAPLQAHVTNLDADNFLGRIALLRVEQGELRKGQTVAWIKRDGTVSNVRITELMMTEALTRKPAEVAGPGDICAVAGIPDIMIGETLADPENPIALPLITVDEPAISMTIGTNTSPLVGRGGTGKGADAKSAVKDRKVTARQVKDRLDRELIGNVSLRVLDTERPDAWEVQGRGELALAILVEQMRREGFEMTIGKPQVVTKQVDGKTYEPVERLTVDVPEEHMGAVTQLMGTRKGRMDNMSNHGSGWVRMEFVVPSRGLIGFRTEFLTNTRGTGIAHSIHEGHEPWFGELKTRNNGSLVADRAGAVTAFAMTNLQERGVLFTDPGTEVYEGMIVGENSRADDMDVNITKEKKLTNMRSSSADSFEAIVPPRKLSLEQSLEFCRDDECVEVTPEAVRIRKVVLDQKERGRTASRAKR
- a CDS encoding peptide ABC transporter substrate-binding protein; this translates as MRGAKSAKWVTGAIVVAMAATACGGDKSDSGSGLTDGKVDPNGTLVVQTSEPQNPLQPANAKESQGHRVLKSLFSGLVTYEPGTGKIKNINAESVTSSDAKHWTVKLKPGWKFHNGEPVTAKSYVDSWNWSANTKNNQINSQWFSDIEGYDDVHPAEGDPKSDKMSGLKVVSDTEFTIALKSKVSYFNYKLGYSVWYPLPDAFFKNPKEYGQKPVGNGPYKFESWDHNDKIVVKRFDGYQGPDKAKNGGITFKNYTTADAAYNDLRSNNLDWIEQIPDTSLTNYKQDLGDRAITNEYSAIQDVAFAFYTDQWKSIDPKVLTGLSMAIDRDTITKTTLHGSRVPATSFVAKGVIGYQANSCGEACTFNPEKAKQYIKDGGGVPGNKISIQYNADQPHKTWVDAVCNSIRKSTGIECVGDSKPNFKADLDQREKKQVKSMYRSGWVLDYPVNANFLRDLYGSKADGNQGAYENKEFDELAAKADQANTLDETVKLYQEAEKTLAKKLPVIPLWYYATNAGQSTKVYGKMPYGQDGDPILTDVQVKQK
- a CDS encoding ABC transporter permease, whose amino-acid sequence is MGRYVARRLLQMIPVFIGTTLLIFLMVHVLPGDPIKALWGDKAADPAQVAVLRHKFGLDLPLWQQYTNYMADLFQGKFGETFGGRQVSDLMAESFPVTIRLALVAFVIEVVLGITLGVFAGLKAGKAVDTAVLIFTLLVISVPVFVLGYIFQTVFATELGWVTPSVQDSEDFTQLILPGAVLGSLSLAYVARLTRTTISENVRSDYMRTALAKGLPRRRIVGVHLLRNSLIPVVTFLGTDIGALMGGAIVTEGIFNVQGIGQQLYRAVSQGEGTTTVGIVTVLVIVFLFTSLIVDLLYAVLDPRIRYA
- a CDS encoding ABC transporter permease → MPDVTKTPAASDTVLTSDETVAANVPAVPSTGKPRSLWSDAWQQLRRNPLFVISALLIVLLLVMAIAPTLFTSVDPRSGDLTNHFMSKPEWGHVFSPEWFGYDKQGRSIYARVIYGARASISVGVLVTIAVTVLGGLIGMLAGYYGGWIDSVLSRFTDIFFGIPFFLGAMVILTSFTDRELWVVAGSMAFLGWTQIARVMRGSVITTKQSDYVTAARALGAGTGRILFRHILPNAIAPVIVVATIALGGYIAAEATLSYLGLGLADPTISWGIDISDAKDALRDAPHVMFFPAGMLCLTVLAFIMLGDAVRDALDPKLR